The Streptomyces noursei ATCC 11455 sequence CAGGCGGCGGTGATGTTGGCGACCGGGTCGTAGATGTCCCAGGAGGTACCGGAGACGTGGTACTGGCGGAACGTCGGGTCGATGACCTGGAGCAGGCCCTTGGAGGGTATGCCCGCCTGGGCGTTGGAGTCCCAGAGGTTGATCGCCTTGGGGTTGCCGGACGACTCGCGCATCAGGTTGCGGTAGATGCCGTTGTAGCTGCCCGGGATGTTGTGCTTGGCCATGACGGCCAGCGACTCGCGGATCCAGCCGTCCAGGTTGTTCGGGTAGACCTTGGCCGGCTTCTCGACGGCGGCGGGGATCGCCTGGCGGACGGCGGCGCGGCTCGCGGCCTCCTTGACCTGGCGCTCCTTCTCGGCCTTCGCCTTCGCCTCGGCCTCGGCCTGCTTCTTGGCGGCGGCGGCCTCGGCCTTGCCCTGCGCGGCGG is a genomic window containing:
- a CDS encoding transglycosylase SLT domain-containing protein, whose amino-acid sequence is MSKYAVSGLNLTRVHKLTAAGIAAAGAAALVFTAVPGADAGQSKAEAASASLNVKPVAFSAVDTAARAQQATIAQQADASAAQGKAEAAAAKKQAEAEAKAKAEKERQVKEAASRAAVRQAIPAAVEKPAKVYPNNLDGWIRESLAVMAKHNIPGSYNGIYRNLMRESSGNPKAINLWDSNAQAGIPSKGLLQVIDPTFRQYHVSGTSWDIYDPVANITAACNYAAARYGSMDNVNSAY